The Streptomyces kanamyceticus DNA segment GCTCGCCGAGTTCCGCCGCGGTGAGCGCGCCCGAGTCCGAGGCGAGCAGGGCGGCGAAGATCCGGGCGGGCATCCGCGGCATGCCCCCCTCGACCAGGTGGGAGGCGAACTTCTCCACGAAGCGGGAGGCCCCCTCCCCGTCGGGCCGTCCACGGGTGGCGCTCGTCTCTTGCTCGGCCATCTGTCGATCATCTCCCCTGGTCATCCCTCGGTGGCCCTTACACGAACGACTTTACACGCTTCCTTAACTTCACAACTTTGTGAAAGTAGCGTACGTTCAAAAACATGACGAAGGCAATCACCGTCTCCGGACTGCACAAGTCGTTCGGCAGGACACACGCGCTGGACGACCTCGACCTAGACGTCGAGACCGGTGAGGTGCACGGCGTCCTCGGGCCCAACGGCGCGGGGAAGTCCACCACCATCCGGGTCCTGCTCGGCCTGCTGCGCGCCGACTCCGGCGCCGCGCAGCTGCTCGGCGGCGACCCGTGGCAGGACGCGGTCGCCCTGCACCGCCGCATCGCGTACGTCCCCGGGGACGTCACCCTGTGGCGCAACCTCTCCGGGGGCGAAGTCATCGACCTGTACGGGAAGTTGCGCGGCGGACTCGACCAGGCGCGCCGCGCCGACCTCGTCGAACGGTTCGAGCTCGACCCCACCAAGAAGGGCCGCACCTACTCCAAGGGCAACCGGCAGAAGGTCGCCCTCGTCGCGGCGTTCGCCTCCGACGTCGACCTGCTGATCCTCGACGAACCCACCTCGGGGCTCGACCCGTTGATGGAGGGCGTCTTCCAGAGCTGCGTCGAGGAGGCGCGCGACCGGGGCCGGACCGTCCTGCTCTCGTCGCACCTCCTCAGCGAGGTCGAGACGCTCTGCGACCGCGTCAGCATCATCAGGAAGGGACGGACCGTCGAGACCGGTTCGCTGGCCGACCTGCGCCACCTGACGCGGACCAGCGTCAGCGCCGAGCTCGCGGGCGCCCCCGACGACCTCGCGCGCCTGCCCGGCGTGCACGACCTCGACGTGCAGGGCAGGCGGGTCGGGCTCCAGGTCGACACCGACAAGCTCGACGCCGTCCTCAAGTCCCTGACGGAGTCCGGGATCCGCTCGCTGACCTGCACACCGCCCACCCTGGAGGAGCTGTTCCTGCGGCACTACCAGGACGACGTACGCGAAGAGGCGATGGCGCGATGACCACCGCACTCGGCACCGCGCCCGGCACCGACTTCGCGCCGCGCACCGGGGCATCGCGGCAACTGGCGGGCACCGGCACCCTGTTCCGGCTCGCGCTGCGCCGCGACCGGGTCATGATGCCGGTCTGGATCCTGATCGTCTCCGGCATGGTCCTCGCCATTCCGGGCTCCCTGGAAAGCGTCTACCCGACCGCCGCCGAACGCGCCGACGCCATGGAGTCGATGAACTCCAACTCCTCGATGCGCGCCATGTACGGCCCCGTCTTCGGCGACTCGCTCGGCGCCCTCTCCGTCTGGCGCATCGGCGTCTACGCGGGGGTCCTGGCCGCCGTGATGAGCCTGGTCATCGTCATCAGGCACACCCGCGACGAGGAGGAGACCGGGCGCCAGGAAATGCTCTCGGCGTCCATGGTGGGCCGCCGCGCGCCGCTCACCGCCGCGCTGCTCGCCGCCTTCGCCGCAAACGCGGCCGCCGGGCTCCTCATCGCCGCGGGTCTGGCGGGCCGGGGCGCGGCGGGGGCGCTCGCGCTCGGCCTCGGCGTCGCGGGCACCGGCATGCTCTTCGCCACCATGGCGGCGATCGCCGCGCAGTTCACCGAGAGCGCGCGGCTGGCCAAGGGCCTGACGGCGGCGGTGCTCGGCGCGGCGTTCGTGCTCCGGGCCGCGGGCGACGCCGGGACGGAAGGGGGTACCTCCCAGGCGTTCAGCTCTGGGGGAGGTTCGTCCGCGCTGACCTGGCTCTCGCCGCTCGGCTGGCAGGAGAA contains these protein-coding regions:
- a CDS encoding ABC transporter ATP-binding protein, whose amino-acid sequence is MTKAITVSGLHKSFGRTHALDDLDLDVETGEVHGVLGPNGAGKSTTIRVLLGLLRADSGAAQLLGGDPWQDAVALHRRIAYVPGDVTLWRNLSGGEVIDLYGKLRGGLDQARRADLVERFELDPTKKGRTYSKGNRQKVALVAAFASDVDLLILDEPTSGLDPLMEGVFQSCVEEARDRGRTVLLSSHLLSEVETLCDRVSIIRKGRTVETGSLADLRHLTRTSVSAELAGAPDDLARLPGVHDLDVQGRRVGLQVDTDKLDAVLKSLTESGIRSLTCTPPTLEELFLRHYQDDVREEAMAR